One Halomonas sp. THAF5a genomic region harbors:
- a CDS encoding DUF1330 domain-containing protein gives MTYYSVLDVTPTREEWMATYIEPVNRLVAKHGGQYLARTASHERLEGQGENAALRVIIEWPSRNAAEAFMSDPDYAPHLEARTAGSISHHYLIEGKDDQA, from the coding sequence ATGACCTATTACTCCGTCTTGGACGTCACGCCCACCCGCGAAGAGTGGATGGCGACCTACATCGAGCCGGTCAACCGACTGGTGGCCAAGCACGGGGGCCAGTACCTCGCCCGGACCGCCAGCCATGAACGCCTCGAGGGGCAAGGCGAGAACGCCGCCCTGCGCGTCATCATCGAGTGGCCCTCGAGGAACGCCGCCGAGGCCTTCATGAGCGACCCGGACTATGCGCCCCACCTCGAGGCCCGAACCGCCGGCTCGATCAGCCACCATTACCTCATCGAAGGCAAGGACGACCAGGCCTGA